A single Pagrus major chromosome 19, Pma_NU_1.0 DNA region contains:
- the plcxd2 gene encoding PI-PLC X domain-containing protein 2, whose protein sequence is MKTRPAGIGNVNADWMGSLPSKLSAMPLKHLAVPGSHDSFTYWVDVNAPVGPDQKPYVKYLATMFSVVAKKVMVKWSMTQNLTFKEQLDAGIRYFDLRVSSKPGEAGNEIYFIHGLFGHKVRDGLLEINSFLSRHKKEIVFLDFNHHYAMDTQHHVYLISMLQEVFGSKLCHNCMVEAITLDYLWDKKYQVIVFYHHPSAQDISVMWPGNKIPAPWANTTEPNKLLQFLESTLKQRAKQGSFHVSQAILTPRVNTVAKGLVWGLRNYLVERNLPTIMSWVETQRPGVDGVNIITSDFVDLTDFANIVIKLNNLLLSEQGHKAR, encoded by the exons ATGAAGACCCGACCGGCGGGGATCGGCAATGTTAATGCAGACTGGATGGGTTCGCTCCCCTCCAAGCTCAGTGCCATGCCCCTCAAGCACCTCGCCGTGCCAG GTTCTCACGATTCTTTTACCTACTGGGTGGACGTGAATGCTCCTGTGGGCCCCGATCAGAAGCCATATGTGAAGTACCTGGCCACCATGTTCAGCGTCGTGGCCAAGAAAGTCATGGTGAAGTGGTCCATGACCCAG AATCTGACATTTAAAGAGCAGCTGGATGCAGGAATCCGCTACTTTGATCTCAGGGTCTCCTCCAAACCAGGCGAGGCTGGAAATGAGATCTACTTCATCCACGGCCTGTTCGGCCACAAG GTTCGGGACGGTTTGTTAGAAATTAACTCCTTCTTAAGCAGACACAAGAAAGAG ATAGTGTTTCTAGACTTCAACCACCACTATGCAATGGACACACAGCATCATGTGTACCTCATCAGCATGCTCCAGGAGGTGTTTGGCAGCAAGCTTTGTCACAACTGTATGGTGGAGGCCATCACTCTGGACTACCTCTGGGACAAGAAATATCAG GTGATTGTGTTCTACCATCATCCATCAGCTCAGGACATCTCCGTCATGTGGCCTGGCAACAAGATCCCCGCTCCCTGGGCCAACACTACCGAACCTAACAAGCTCCTACAG TTCCTGGAATCTACACTGAAGCAAAGAGCTAAGCAGGGCTCCTTCCATGTGTCTCAGGCCATCCTCACACCAAGGGTTAACACCGTGGCCAAGGGCCTGGTCTGGGGGCTACGTAACTACCTGGTGGAAAG AAACCTGCCAACCATCATGTCATGGGTCGAGACCCAGAGGCCGGGGGTGGACGGAGTCAACATCATCACCTCTGACTTTGTGGATCTCACTGACTTTGCCAACATTGTCATCAAACTGAACAACTTGCTGTTGTCTGAACAGGGCCACAAAGCAAGATGA